In Pleuronectes platessa chromosome 4, fPlePla1.1, whole genome shotgun sequence, the following proteins share a genomic window:
- the LOC128438518 gene encoding cell division cycle protein 20 homolog B yields MQPANQTESRGKEGGESPFIHCGGRVEVSSRNQVHVQPPMAARRTELPAPPSAPGRDDMRDMFRDSVGKRRHYPFQGQNEACYVSYKRFRRWIHCPRSGTEAPAVSTPLTTGRRQRERSFELDTVCQRLELDSPPAHHEAARGGLQGALQDFCSQGWMWRAAVEEPVSTQQTDADVRRCSLQPFTVLYKAPESPHGGSVMKLAAPSLLNDYYTNVLDCSCNGTVALALGSSVVLWNSETRALVGSLEPRPQAGRHQSVSSLCWSRDGRALCIGTRRGEVELWDVENKQNVRRLPSHLSVVGALSWQQQLLSSGSVLGRIHHLDPRAPAPLVGAAVQEEGICSLQWSPGDDWLASGSTDGLLRIWDRDIAGPTRTKQPLTTMKQPSAVKAMGWCPWQEKIIATGGGWKDGELRIWDTQSGTCVNSANTNSQICSLRWAEKKKCLVTGHGLPHHQVTCWSWGSASLHPVCQLTGHSGRVLHLASNPDSTQIYSAAADQCFRIWDL; encoded by the exons ATGCAGCCTGCAAACCAGACCGAGTCCCGCGGGAAGGAAGGCGGAGAAAGTCCCTTCATTCACTGTGGAGGGAGGGTGGAAG TCTCCAGTAGAAACCAGGTCCACGTGCAACCGCCAATGGCAGCCCGGAGGACGGAGCTTCCCGCGCCACCGTCCGCCCCGGGGAGA GACGACATGAGGGACATGTTCAGGGACTCTGTGGGGAAGAGGAGGCACTACCCCTTCCAG GGACAAAACGAGGCTTGTTACGTTTCATACAAACGTTTCAGGAGGTGGATCCACTGCCCCAGGAGCGGCACCGAGGCGCCGGCTGTGAGTACACCTCTGACCACTGGGCGGCGCCAGAGGGAGCGGAGCTTCGAGTTGGACACCGTGTGTCAGAGGCTGGAGTTGGACTCTCCACCCGCACACCATGAAGCAGCACGCGGgggcctgcagggggcgctgcaag ATTTCTGTTCACAGGGATggatgtggagagcagcagtggAAGAACCGGTCAGCACACAACAGACTG ACGCTGATGTGAGAAGATGTAGTTTGCAGCCATTCACAGTTCTTTACAAAGCTCCCGAGAGTCCACATGGAGGGTCAGTGATGAAGCTGGCAGCGCCATCACTTCTGAACGACTACT ACACGAATGTTCTCGACTGCAGTTGTAACGGTACGGTTGCATTAGCCCTGGGATCTTCTGTTGTCCTCTGGAATTCAGAAACCCGAGCTCTGGTGGGAAGTCTGGAGCCGAGGCCGCAAGCGGGACGCCACCAGTCGGTCTCGTCTCTGTGCTGGAGCAGAGACGGCAGAGCTCTGTGCATTGGGACCAGGCGAGGGGAGGTTGAG CTGTGGGATGTTGAAAATAAGCAGAATGTGAGGCGTCTGCCGTCACACCTTTCTGTGGTCGGAGCCCTTTCCTGGCAGCAGCAGTTACTCAGCAG CGGCTCAGTTCTCGGACGCATCCATCACCTTGACCCTcgggctcctgctcctctggttGGTGCGGCTGTGCAGGAGGAGGGGATCTGCAGCCTCCAGTGGTCACCGGGAGACGACTGGCTGGCCAGCGGCTCCACAGACGGCCTCCTCCGTATCTGGGACCGGGACATCGCAGGACCCACAAGGACAAAGCAGCCGCTGACGACAATGAAACAGCCCAGTGCTGTCAAG gCGATGGGATGGTGTCCATGGCAAGAGAAGATCATCGCTACAGGTGGAGGATGGAAAGACGGAGAGCTGAGAATCTGGGACACACAATCGGGGACTTGTGTGAATTCTGCCAACACCAACTCGCAG ATCTGTTCTCTACGATGGGCTGAAAAGAAGAAGTGTCTGGTCACAGGTCACGGCCTTCCTCATCACCAAGTCACCTGCTGGAGCTGGGGGTCCGCTTCCCTCCACCCGGTCTGTCAGCTCACAG GTCATTCTGGTCGAGTTCTGCACTTGGCCTCAAACCCCGACAGTACTCAGATTTACTCTGCTGCAGCCGACCAGTGCTTCCGCATCTGGGACCTTTAA
- the gpx8 gene encoding probable glutathione peroxidase 8: MEALGGYPTKSSSPRAKWLRVLLSMTVGVGCLFLLQTQLVKPRKPEDFYSFEVKDAKGRSVSLEKYRGKASLVVNVASLSEQTEMNYLSLQELHRELGTSHFNVLAFPCGQFGDTEPGSSRDVEAFAKSTHGVTFPFFSKIKIMGSEADPAFRFLTDSVQKIPKWNFWKFLVNPEGKVVRFWRTDEAMESVRAEVTALVREIIIKKRVEL; the protein is encoded by the exons ATGGAGGCCTTAGGGGGCTACCCCACCAAGTCCTCCAGCCCTAGAGCCAAGTGGCTGAGGGTGCTGCTGAGCATGACGGTGGGTGTGGGCTgcttgttcctcctgcagaCGCAGCTGGTGAAGCCGAGGAAACCCGAAGACTTCTACTCTTTCGAGGTGAAGGACGCGAAGGGGAGGTCTGTCTCTCTGGAGAAGTACCGAGGAAAA GCGTCTTTGGTTGTAAACGTGGCGAGTCTCAGCGAGCAGACGGAGATGAACTACTTGTCCCTGCAGGAGCTGCACCGGGAGCTGGGCACCTCGCACTTCAACGTGCTGGCCTTCCCCTGCGGCCAGTTCGGGGACACCGAGCCCGGGAGCAGCCGGGACGTCGAGGCCTTCGCCAAGTCCACGCACGGAGTCACCTTCCCCTTCTTCAGCAAGATCAAAATAATGGGCTCAGAGGCGGACCCTGCCTTCAGGTTCCTCACAG ATTCTGTGCAGAAAATTCCAAAGTGGAACTTCTGGAAGTTTCTGGTGAATCCCGAGGGGAAAGTCGTCCGCTTCTGGCGAACTGACGAGGCCATGGAGAGCGTCCGGGCGGAGGTCACGGCGCTGGTGAGGGAAATCATCATAAAGAAACGCGTGGAGCTATGA